A stretch of the Apium graveolens cultivar Ventura unplaced genomic scaffold, ASM990537v1 ctg935, whole genome shotgun sequence genome encodes the following:
- the LOC141705728 gene encoding vacuolar protein sorting-associated protein 55 homolog, with protein sequence MFSSSILLQILACALYSNWWPMLSALVYILVPMPCMFFGGGSTQFLTSRDGGGWVDAAKFLTGASTVGSMAIPIILRHAELISTGAMLIEFTSFFIFVCTVLCFHRASLDDEW encoded by the exons ATGTTTTCATCCAGCATACTCCTGCAGATATTG GCTTGTGCATTATACAGCAACTGGTGGCCAATGCTATCTG CTCTTGTATATATATTGGTGCCAATGCCCTGTATGTTCTTTGGGGGTGGGTCGACTCAATTTCTAACTAGTCGAGATGGTGGAGG ATGGGTAGATGCAGCCAAGTTCTTAACAGGGGCATCGACAGTAGGAAGCATGGCTATTCCCATCATTCTCAGGCATGCAGAGTTGATTAGTACCGGGGCTATGTTAATCGAATTCACGTCATTTTTCATCTTTGTCTGCACTGTTTTGTGTTTTCATCGTGCCAGCCTTGATGATGAGTGGTGA
- the LOC141705729 gene encoding protein ORANGE-LIKE, chloroplastic-like — translation MASFSLHSYLPSSSIHTLKPINSYKALIFFSPANVSCLKSTSKLRLVSSYAAAKDDSASFPAGDNIPSNFCIIEGPETVQDFVQMQSQEIQDNIRSRRNKIFLLMEEVRRLRVQQRTKRLKVFDNDNTEENEMPDITSTIPFLSRMTPTTLKQLYLTSFAFISGIIVFGGLLAPVLELKLGIGGTSYEDFIRNMHLPMQLSQVDPIVASFSGGAVGVISTLMLIEASNVEQQEKKRCKYCHGTGYLACARCSASGVCLNIEPISESISSDQPLRAPTTKRCTNCSGAGKVMCPTCLCTGMLMASEHDPRFDPFD, via the exons atgGCTTCTTTTTCTCTTCATTCATATCTTCCATCATCATCAATTCACACCTTGAAGCCCATCAACTCATACAAAGCCTTGATTTTTTTTAGCCCAGCAAATGTTTCTTGTTTAAAAAGTACCTCAAAACTTAGACTTGTGTCTTCTTATGCTGCTGCAAAGGATGACTCTGCTTCCTTCCCTGCTGGAGATAACATCCCAAG CAATTTTTGCATAATTGAAGGACCAGAAACTGTTCAAGATTTTGTTCAGATGCAATCACAGGAAATTCAAGACAACATAAGGAGTAGACGCAACAAAATATTTCTTCTCATGGAAGAG GTACGACGGTTACGAGTACAACAACGCACCAAGCGTCTGAAAGTGTTCGACAATGATAACACAGAAGAGAATGAGATGCCTGACATTACATCAACTATTCCCTTCCTCTCCCGAATG ACGCCAACTACATTGAAGCAGCTCTACCTGACAAGCTTTGCATTTATATCGGGAATCATCGTCTTTGGGGGGCTTCTAGCACCAGTT CTGGAACTAAAACTGGGTATTGGTGGCACATCATATGAAGACTTTATCAGAAATATGCACTTGCCTATGCAGTTGAG TCAGGTGGACCCCATAGTAGCATCTTTTTCAGGTGGGGCAGTGGGGGTAATATCAACTTTGATGCTGATTGAAGCTAGTAACGTTGAGCAACAAGAGAAGAAAAGGTGCAAGTACTGCCATGGAACTG GGTACTTGGCCTGTGCTCGCTGTTCTGCAAGTGGTGTATGCTTAAACATTGAACCTATTTCGGAATCCATTTCTTCTGATCAACCATTACGAGCTCCCACTACAAAAAGGTGTACAAACTGCTCAGGAGCAGGAAAG GTAATGTGCCCAACATGCCTGTGCACCGGAATGTTAATGGCAAGCGAGCATGACCCCCGTTTTGATCCTTTTGATTAG